A single window of Syntrophotalea acetylenica DNA harbors:
- the rsmI gene encoding 16S rRNA (cytidine(1402)-2'-O)-methyltransferase, translating to MKGETATPGTLYLVATPIGNLEDMTFRALRVLREVDLVAAEDTRHSRKLFNHYGISTPLTSYFAHNESLKGEKILDLLRQGKSVALITDAGTPAISDPGFLLVRACRDHDLPVTAVPGASAVIAGLSVSGLPTERFAFEGFLPPRTVARRKLLHALREEKRTLIFYEAPHRLRAALQDLAEALGDDREVAVVRELTKLHEEVFRGTAGQAVEYFGRDRVRGEIVLMVGPASAQVPKETVAEALLRWRRDTDLPMRQIVKEVARQFGLSGSEVYRESLTLPDDENA from the coding sequence GTGAAGGGTGAGACGGCAACTCCCGGAACCCTGTATCTGGTGGCGACTCCCATCGGCAACCTGGAGGATATGACCTTTCGGGCTCTGCGGGTGCTCAGGGAGGTCGATCTGGTGGCGGCCGAAGATACGCGCCACAGTCGCAAGCTGTTCAATCATTACGGCATTTCAACGCCCCTGACGTCTTATTTCGCCCATAACGAGAGCCTCAAGGGGGAGAAAATTCTCGACCTGCTGCGACAGGGCAAGTCGGTGGCGCTGATAACCGATGCCGGCACGCCGGCCATTTCCGATCCGGGCTTTCTGCTGGTCCGGGCCTGTCGCGATCATGACCTTCCGGTGACAGCTGTGCCCGGAGCTTCGGCGGTGATCGCGGGGTTGTCGGTGTCCGGCCTGCCTACGGAACGGTTCGCCTTCGAAGGTTTTCTGCCACCCAGGACGGTGGCGCGGCGCAAATTGCTGCATGCCTTGCGGGAGGAAAAGCGTACCCTGATATTTTACGAGGCTCCCCATCGGCTGCGGGCGGCCTTGCAGGATCTGGCCGAAGCTCTGGGTGACGACCGGGAAGTTGCCGTGGTTCGTGAGTTGACCAAACTGCACGAGGAGGTGTTCCGGGGAACCGCCGGGCAGGCCGTGGAATACTTCGGACGGGACCGCGTGCGCGGCGAAATTGTGTTGATGGTCGGCCCCGCTTCCGCACAGGTGCCGAAGGAAACGGTGGCGGAAGCGCTGCTGCGATGGCGCAGGGACACCGATCTGCCCATGCGTCAGATCGTCAAGGAGGTCGCCCGGCAGTTCGGGCTTTCCGGCAGCGAGGTTTACAGGGAAAGCCTTACCCTGCCGGATGACGAAAACGCGTAG
- a CDS encoding acylphosphatase — protein MKVMRVTVKIQGRVQAVGFRHFTLKTALRLGLTGWVRNLPDGGVEAVAEGTREQLDEWLAVLQEGPPASRVEGMSIHRQPADGSFDRFEVRF, from the coding sequence ATGAAAGTGATGCGGGTAACGGTAAAAATCCAGGGCCGGGTGCAGGCAGTGGGGTTCCGCCATTTTACCCTCAAGACCGCCCTGCGGCTGGGACTCACCGGCTGGGTGCGCAACCTCCCCGACGGCGGCGTCGAGGCGGTGGCCGAAGGCACACGGGAACAGCTGGATGAATGGCTGGCGGTCCTGCAAGAAGGGCCACCGGCCAGCCGGGTTGAGGGCATGAGCATCCATCGGCAGCCCGCCGACGGTTCTTTCGACCGCTTCGAGGTGCGCTTCTGA
- the ffh gene encoding signal recognition particle protein yields MFDNLTDKLDSVFKKLRGQGRLTEDNIQQSLREVRLVLLEADVNFRVVKDFVANVRERAVGQEVLKSLNPAQQVIKIVRDELGRLMGEGQDNHLDLAARPPVPVMLCGLQGAGKTTSCAKLALKLRREKRNPLLVPADIYRPAAIDQLKTLGKQLDIAVFDSRADVDPVKLCTDARQFAELNGYDTLILDTAGRLHVDQELMAELQRIKQALQPREILLVADAMTGQDAVNVAESFDQQLDITGVILTKLDGDARGGAALSIRAVTGKPIKLVGLGEKLDALETFHGDRMAQRILGMGDVLSLIEKAQAAVDKDEAQAMEQKLRKEGFTLETFRDQLKTIKKMGSMESLLKLIPGAGKAMKQVGDMQLPDRELKKIEAIINSMTAAERRDQRILNGSRRLRIARGSGTTVQDVNLLVKRFTEAQKMMKKLQKLGPKGMKGMKGMMGRGGLPM; encoded by the coding sequence ATGTTTGACAACTTGACGGACAAACTCGATTCGGTCTTCAAGAAGCTGCGTGGTCAGGGGCGGCTGACGGAAGACAATATTCAGCAGAGCCTGCGGGAAGTCCGCCTGGTGCTGCTCGAAGCGGACGTCAATTTTCGCGTGGTCAAGGATTTTGTCGCCAATGTGCGCGAGCGCGCCGTAGGGCAGGAAGTTCTCAAAAGTCTCAACCCGGCGCAGCAGGTGATCAAGATTGTGCGTGATGAACTCGGCCGCCTGATGGGCGAGGGACAGGACAATCACCTCGACCTTGCCGCCCGTCCGCCGGTGCCGGTCATGCTCTGCGGTTTGCAGGGTGCTGGAAAGACGACCTCCTGTGCCAAGCTGGCGCTGAAGTTGCGTCGCGAAAAACGCAACCCACTGCTCGTGCCCGCCGATATTTATCGGCCCGCGGCCATCGATCAGCTCAAGACCCTCGGCAAGCAGCTTGATATTGCGGTTTTCGATTCCCGCGCGGATGTCGATCCGGTTAAACTTTGTACTGACGCCAGGCAGTTTGCCGAGCTGAACGGTTACGATACCCTGATCCTCGACACGGCCGGAAGGCTGCATGTCGACCAGGAGCTGATGGCCGAGTTGCAGCGTATCAAGCAGGCGCTGCAGCCGCGGGAGATTCTGCTGGTGGCCGATGCCATGACCGGTCAGGATGCCGTCAATGTCGCGGAGAGTTTCGATCAGCAGCTCGACATTACGGGCGTGATCCTGACCAAACTCGACGGCGATGCCCGTGGTGGCGCCGCCTTGTCGATCCGCGCCGTGACCGGCAAGCCCATCAAGCTCGTGGGCCTTGGTGAAAAGCTCGATGCTCTGGAGACTTTTCATGGCGATCGCATGGCTCAGCGCATCCTTGGCATGGGGGATGTTCTGTCGCTGATCGAAAAGGCCCAGGCTGCGGTTGACAAAGATGAAGCGCAGGCCATGGAGCAGAAGCTGCGCAAGGAGGGTTTTACCCTTGAGACCTTCCGCGACCAGCTCAAGACCATCAAGAAGATGGGCTCGATGGAATCGCTGCTCAAACTGATCCCCGGGGCCGGCAAGGCCATGAAACAGGTGGGGGACATGCAGCTTCCGGACAGGGAGCTGAAAAAAATCGAAGCCATCATCAACTCCATGACCGCCGCCGAACGCCGCGATCAGCGCATCCTCAACGGTTCGCGCCGTTTGCGCATCGCCCGGGGCAGCGGTACCACGGTGCAGGATGTCAATCTGCTGGTCAAGCGATTTACCGAGGCGCAGAAGATGATGAAAAAGCTGCAAAAACTCGGGCCCAAAGGCATGAAAGGCATGAAAGGCATGATGGGCAGGGGCGGTTTGCCCATGTAG
- a CDS encoding RNA methyltransferase: MKRPVAVALVHHPVVDRRGDVVSTAVTNLDLHDIARTARTYGVARFYVVTPVVEQQVLVKRILSHWLDGHGASYNAHRGAALSLIRIVASLDEALADWRAEAGPDALPVLTGAARADGISFAECAAVIEKNPLLLVFGTGWGLAPELFQRGWTVLEPIRGRGGYNHLPVRAAAAIMLDRLLVRPA, encoded by the coding sequence GTGAAGCGTCCCGTTGCCGTTGCCCTGGTGCATCATCCGGTGGTCGACCGTCGCGGCGATGTGGTCAGCACCGCGGTTACCAACCTCGATCTGCATGATATCGCCCGCACCGCGCGGACCTACGGGGTCGCCCGCTTCTATGTGGTGACGCCGGTGGTCGAGCAGCAGGTACTGGTGAAGCGCATCCTGTCACATTGGCTTGACGGTCATGGTGCGTCCTACAATGCCCATCGCGGAGCCGCGCTGTCCTTGATCCGGATTGTCGCCTCCCTCGACGAAGCACTCGCCGATTGGCGGGCCGAAGCGGGGCCTGATGCCCTGCCGGTTTTGACCGGTGCTGCTCGTGCGGACGGCATTTCTTTCGCCGAGTGCGCCGCGGTGATCGAGAAAAATCCTCTGCTGCTGGTTTTTGGTACCGGCTGGGGGCTTGCTCCGGAACTTTTTCAACGCGGATGGACGGTGCTGGAGCCGATCCGCGGACGAGGCGGATATAATCATCTGCCGGTGCGCGCCGCAGCGGCGATCATGCTGGATCGACTGCTGGTGAGGCCGGCCTGA
- the rplS gene encoding 50S ribosomal protein L19 has product MNIIDCLEMEQMKKNIPPFKAGDTLKVHVKIVEGDKQRIQVFQGVCIKRHNKGLGSTFTVRKISDGMGVERVFPLHSPTVEKIELVMVGRVRRAKLYYLRKLQGKAARIREKRRM; this is encoded by the coding sequence ATGAATATTATCGATTGCTTGGAAATGGAACAGATGAAGAAGAATATCCCCCCCTTCAAAGCCGGGGATACTCTCAAGGTTCACGTGAAAATCGTGGAAGGCGACAAACAGCGTATCCAGGTGTTTCAGGGTGTCTGCATCAAGCGTCACAATAAAGGTCTGGGTTCGACGTTCACCGTGCGTAAAATCTCCGATGGCATGGGCGTCGAGCGCGTCTTTCCGCTGCATTCGCCGACCGTGGAAAAGATCGAACTGGTGATGGTGGGTCGGGTGCGCCGCGCCAAACTGTACTATCTGCGCAAACTGCAGGGCAAGGCTGCACGCATTCGCGAGAAGCGCCGCATGTAA
- a CDS encoding KH domain-containing protein, which translates to MKELIEFIAKSLVENPDAVSVSEEVGEDGSVLLKLAAAPEDMGRIIGKQGRTAKAMRTLLNAKATREAKRASLHIME; encoded by the coding sequence ATGAAGGAGCTGATCGAATTCATCGCTAAATCCCTGGTAGAAAATCCTGATGCGGTTTCCGTTTCCGAAGAGGTGGGGGAGGACGGCAGCGTCCTCCTGAAGCTCGCGGCAGCTCCCGAAGACATGGGGCGCATCATCGGCAAGCAGGGGCGCACCGCCAAGGCGATGCGCACTTTGCTAAATGCCAAGGCGACTCGCGAAGCCAAACGGGCTTCCCTGCACATTATGGAGTGA
- the trmD gene encoding tRNA (guanosine(37)-N1)-methyltransferase TrmD, translating to MVFDVLTLFPGMFDSPFADSIVGKAVDKGLVQITAHHLRDWAQGKHKVTDDVPYGGGDGMVLKPEPVARALRELRCRQPGSKVLLMTPQGQPFRQAHARRLAQQEGLIFLCGRYEGFDERIRTMVDEEFSLGDFVLTGGELAAMAMIDAVARLVPGVLGNRDSADGDSYSDGLLEYPQYTRPADFEGMSVPDVLLSGNHAAIAAWRRRQQILRTWLRRPELLETACLSDEDRLVLREVQRQTGEDCAS from the coding sequence ATGGTCTTTGACGTTCTGACCCTTTTCCCCGGCATGTTCGATTCGCCTTTTGCCGACAGTATTGTTGGCAAGGCGGTGGACAAGGGCCTCGTGCAGATAACAGCGCATCATCTGCGCGACTGGGCGCAAGGCAAGCACAAGGTCACCGACGATGTGCCTTACGGTGGCGGCGATGGCATGGTTCTCAAGCCCGAACCTGTGGCAAGAGCCCTGCGGGAGCTGCGCTGTCGGCAACCCGGATCCAAAGTCCTGCTGATGACACCCCAGGGGCAGCCGTTTCGCCAGGCGCACGCCCGGCGACTGGCGCAGCAGGAGGGCCTGATCTTTCTCTGCGGTCGCTACGAGGGATTCGACGAGCGGATCCGTACCATGGTCGACGAAGAATTCTCTCTTGGCGATTTTGTACTGACGGGCGGTGAGCTGGCGGCCATGGCCATGATCGATGCCGTTGCCAGGCTGGTGCCCGGGGTGCTTGGCAATCGCGACAGCGCTGACGGCGATTCCTACAGCGACGGCTTGCTGGAGTATCCCCAATATACCCGGCCCGCGGATTTTGAAGGCATGAGCGTCCCCGACGTTCTGTTGTCGGGCAATCATGCCGCCATTGCCGCGTGGCGCCGGCGGCAGCAGATTCTGCGCACCTGGCTGCGGCGTCCCGAGTTGCTTGAAACGGCGTGCCTCAGCGACGAGGACCGTCTGGTGCTGCGCGAGGTGCAGCGTCAGACAGGCGAGGATTGCGCCTCGTGA
- the rimM gene encoding ribosome maturation factor RimM (Essential for efficient processing of 16S rRNA), with product MVLQPGALLILGVVVGTHGLRGDLKVRGCARDASLLSRIRQLVFLRDDQRVLECVRRKSDWHKGQLLVSLSGLDSIDAVQHLVGCEVAVHSEDVPAAPAGEYYWFQLKGLAARDRRLGDIGRLDDIFTTPAHEIYVIRGAYGEVLVPAVAAFLVEVDLEKRYVLFDLPEGLVEEE from the coding sequence ATGGTTCTGCAACCAGGCGCTTTACTTATCCTTGGGGTCGTTGTCGGTACCCATGGGTTGCGGGGTGATCTCAAGGTACGCGGTTGCGCCAGGGATGCGAGCCTGCTTTCCAGAATCCGTCAACTGGTTTTCCTGCGGGATGATCAGAGGGTGCTGGAGTGCGTGCGGCGCAAGTCCGACTGGCACAAGGGGCAGCTGCTGGTGTCGTTGTCGGGTCTTGACAGTATTGATGCCGTGCAGCATCTTGTCGGTTGCGAGGTCGCGGTTCATTCGGAAGATGTGCCTGCGGCGCCCGCCGGTGAATATTACTGGTTCCAGCTCAAAGGTCTGGCGGCGCGGGATCGCCGGTTGGGAGACATCGGTCGCCTGGACGACATTTTTACTACGCCCGCGCATGAGATCTATGTAATTCGCGGGGCCTACGGCGAGGTTCTGGTGCCCGCCGTGGCGGCATTCCTGGTCGAGGTTGATCTCGAAAAGCGGTATGTCCTGTTCGACCTGCCCGAGGGGCTGGTTGAGGAAGAATGA
- a CDS encoding NAD(+) synthase, whose protein sequence is MDIRMASHGYVRVGVCTPACRVADVAYNCEQIRNLVAETPDCRFFVFPELCVTAYTCGDLFFQPLLVEKARSALLELAAFTSEHRVTLVVGAPIAFRGRLYNCAVFLSDGEIRGVVPKRFLPNTQEFYEERWFSSASDLEATHLEWEGQRIPFGDDLLFRAGSMPDCLIGIEICEDAWVANPPSGRLAVAGATLLLNLSASPELLGKMEYRRALVQAQSARCLAAYVYASSGPGESSTDLVFSGHSLIAENGAILAETERFRFDSQIIVADLDIERLVNERFKNNSYGSSRSEASFRVIEFSLADLTCEQLLRPVVATPFVPQAVEERAHRCHEIFAIQTTGLAKRLLHTGATRAVIGISGGLDSTLALLVTVKAFDKLGFSRSGIETVTMPGFGTTQRTRSNAERLAEMLGTSLRVIPIDAAVRQHFADIGHDESVHDITYENSQARERTQILMNIANQVNGLLIGTGDLSELALGWCTYNGDHMSMYAVNTGVPKTLVRYLVSWCADAEFSGAIAAILHDVCDTPVSPELLPPHENGEIKQRTEDKIGPYLLHDFFLYHAVRLQNRPSKIFFLAKQAFGGDFSDPQLLHWLKTFYRRFFSQQFKRSCLPDGPKVGSVVLSPRGDWRMPSDASAALWLDDLHQLEGVVGEG, encoded by the coding sequence ATGGATATTCGCATGGCGTCGCATGGATATGTGAGGGTGGGAGTCTGTACGCCGGCCTGCAGGGTTGCCGATGTGGCTTACAATTGCGAACAGATTCGCAATCTGGTGGCGGAAACTCCAGATTGCCGTTTTTTCGTTTTTCCCGAATTGTGTGTGACCGCCTATACCTGCGGGGATCTGTTTTTTCAACCGTTGCTGGTCGAAAAGGCACGCAGCGCCCTGCTTGAATTGGCAGCTTTTACCTCGGAACACCGGGTGACCCTGGTCGTTGGGGCGCCCATCGCTTTTCGGGGCAGGCTTTACAACTGTGCGGTTTTTCTGTCCGACGGGGAAATCCGGGGGGTGGTGCCAAAACGGTTTTTGCCCAACACCCAGGAGTTTTACGAAGAACGCTGGTTTTCTTCGGCGTCCGACCTGGAGGCGACGCACCTGGAGTGGGAAGGTCAACGCATCCCGTTCGGCGATGATCTGCTGTTTCGCGCGGGAAGCATGCCCGATTGTCTGATCGGCATCGAAATCTGCGAGGATGCCTGGGTCGCCAACCCGCCCAGTGGCCGCCTGGCCGTTGCCGGGGCAACCCTATTGCTGAATCTTTCCGCCAGTCCGGAACTTCTCGGCAAGATGGAGTATCGTCGCGCCCTGGTGCAGGCGCAGTCGGCGCGCTGCCTGGCCGCCTATGTGTACGCTTCCTCGGGGCCGGGGGAATCCAGTACGGATCTGGTCTTTTCGGGTCATTCGCTGATCGCGGAAAACGGCGCCATCCTGGCGGAGACCGAGCGGTTTCGGTTCGATAGTCAGATAATCGTGGCTGATCTCGATATCGAAAGGCTGGTCAACGAGCGTTTCAAAAACAACAGTTACGGCTCCTCCCGCTCCGAAGCGTCCTTCCGGGTGATCGAATTTTCCCTTGCCGACCTGACCTGCGAGCAACTGCTGCGCCCCGTGGTGGCGACGCCTTTTGTGCCGCAGGCCGTGGAGGAACGGGCCCATCGCTGCCATGAAATCTTCGCCATCCAGACCACCGGCCTGGCCAAGCGGCTGTTGCATACCGGTGCCACCCGTGCGGTTATTGGCATTTCCGGCGGACTCGATTCAACTTTGGCGCTGCTGGTTACGGTCAAGGCGTTCGACAAGCTCGGTTTCAGCCGTTCCGGTATCGAAACCGTTACCATGCCCGGCTTCGGTACCACGCAGCGCACGCGGAGCAACGCCGAGCGCCTGGCGGAGATGCTCGGCACCAGTTTGCGGGTCATTCCCATCGATGCCGCGGTGCGCCAGCATTTTGCCGATATCGGGCATGACGAGTCCGTGCATGATATTACCTATGAAAACTCCCAGGCTCGCGAACGGACCCAGATCCTGATGAATATCGCGAACCAGGTCAACGGGCTGCTCATCGGTACCGGCGATCTGTCGGAACTGGCACTGGGATGGTGCACCTACAACGGCGATCACATGTCCATGTACGCCGTGAATACCGGTGTGCCGAAAACCCTGGTGCGTTATCTGGTGAGCTGGTGCGCCGATGCCGAATTCAGCGGTGCGATTGCGGCGATTCTGCACGATGTCTGCGATACTCCGGTTTCGCCCGAACTGCTGCCGCCCCATGAAAATGGCGAGATCAAACAGCGCACCGAAGACAAGATCGGACCCTACCTGCTGCACGACTTTTTCCTTTACCACGCCGTGCGCTTGCAGAACCGGCCCTCAAAAATCTTTTTTCTTGCCAAACAGGCTTTTGGCGGGGATTTCAGCGACCCGCAACTGCTGCACTGGCTGAAAACTTTTTATCGGCGGTTTTTTTCCCAGCAGTTCAAGCGCTCCTGTCTGCCGGACGGGCCCAAGGTCGGCAGCGTAGTGCTGTCACCGCGGGGCGACTGGCGCATGCCGAGTGATGCCAGTGCCGCATTGTGGCTCGATGATTTGCATCAGCTTGAAGGAGTTGTCGGTGAAGGGTGA
- the rpsP gene encoding 30S ribosomal protein S16 codes for MAVKIRLARGGAKKKPFYQVVVADERFPRDGRFIEKLGQYDPRQNPSMVNLQEDRTLEWLNKGAQPTDTVRRLLRSQGVWAKFKQA; via the coding sequence ATGGCGGTAAAAATCAGACTGGCTCGCGGTGGCGCCAAGAAAAAACCTTTCTACCAGGTAGTGGTAGCGGATGAGCGTTTCCCGCGCGACGGTCGTTTTATTGAAAAACTTGGACAATATGATCCCCGGCAGAATCCGTCGATGGTCAACCTGCAGGAAGACCGGACTCTTGAATGGCTGAACAAAGGCGCCCAACCGACCGATACGGTTCGCCGTCTGCTGCGCAGCCAGGGTGTTTGGGCCAAGTTCAAGCAGGCCTGA
- a CDS encoding YraN family protein: protein MTCRHLSLGRWGEDVASSYLIRQGMKILGRNVRTPVGEIDIVARCRRTLVFVEVKTRRGLSRGYPQEAVGMAKQRQILRAAQWYVNEQRLEKLQARFDVVAVLGDGESARIQHIAAAFDADGW, encoded by the coding sequence ATGACCTGCCGTCATCTGAGCCTTGGACGCTGGGGGGAAGATGTGGCGTCGTCGTATCTTATCCGGCAGGGGATGAAAATACTGGGACGCAATGTCCGCACCCCGGTCGGTGAAATCGATATCGTTGCCCGCTGTCGGCGCACCCTCGTGTTTGTGGAAGTAAAGACCCGGCGCGGGCTTTCCCGCGGTTATCCGCAGGAGGCTGTCGGCATGGCAAAACAGCGACAGATTCTGCGTGCCGCCCAGTGGTACGTGAACGAACAGCGACTCGAAAAACTGCAGGCCCGGTTCGATGTCGTGGCGGTGCTTGGCGATGGCGAATCGGCGCGGATTCAGCATATTGCCGCTGCTTTCGACGCGGACGGCTGGTAG
- a CDS encoding ribonuclease HII, which yields MLELFPAEEISPLHFERQLRGQGFGRIAGIDEAGRGPLAGPVVAAAVILPAEFDLPGLDDSKKISATLRQRLFPRIREQALDYGIGLAHAEEIDTLNILQATLLAMRRAVGRLSQPPDYLLVDGITPLPVSLPQKTLKQGDSRSLSIAAASVLAKVVRDRLMVTYDARYPAYGFAGHKGYGSAAHREAIARSGPCALHRKTFRGVREYL from the coding sequence ATGCTCGAGCTTTTTCCCGCCGAAGAAATATCTCCTTTGCATTTCGAACGGCAGTTGCGCGGTCAGGGATTTGGCCGGATTGCCGGCATCGATGAAGCCGGCCGCGGTCCTCTGGCCGGTCCGGTGGTGGCCGCCGCCGTTATCCTGCCCGCCGAGTTCGATCTGCCCGGACTCGACGATTCAAAAAAAATTTCCGCGACGCTGCGGCAGCGGCTGTTTCCCCGAATCCGCGAGCAGGCCCTGGATTACGGTATTGGCCTGGCGCATGCCGAAGAAATCGATACCCTGAACATTCTGCAGGCCACCCTGCTCGCCATGCGACGTGCCGTCGGCCGCCTTTCCCAACCTCCCGATTATCTGCTGGTGGACGGTATTACTCCGCTGCCGGTGTCTTTGCCGCAGAAAACGCTCAAGCAGGGAGACAGCAGGTCGTTGTCCATCGCGGCGGCTTCGGTGTTGGCGAAGGTGGTGCGCGACCGTTTGATGGTTACCTACGACGCCAGGTATCCGGCCTACGGTTTTGCCGGGCACAAGGGCTACGGCAGCGCCGCGCATCGGGAAGCCATCGCCCGGTCGGGGCCTTGCGCCCTGCACCGGAAAACGTTTCGCGGGGTCAGGGAGTATCTATGA